The following DNA comes from Kitasatospora sp. NBC_01287.
GATCGCCACGCAGCGCCGCTCCAACTCGGCGGTCTGCGGGTACTCGTCCTTGTCGATCATGTTCTTGTCGGCGCACTCGGCCATCAGCCGGTCGGCCTCGGGCTCCATCTGCGTGGTCACGAAGGTGGCCAGGTTGAGCTTGGCGTTGCCGTCCAGCATCAGCTCGTCGTGGATCAGTTGGTAGGCGATCCGCGGCGGCAGCGGCGTGTGGTGCAGCCGGTGCTTGGGCGGCGCCATCCGCATGGCTCCTATCGGATCCGCCTCGCCCAGCAGGGCGTTGACGGCCAGTCGGTGATCCGCGCTCGTGCCGCGGTGCAGCGCCATGCCTGGGACTCCTATCGCCGGGGAACCTGCCGAACCTCGGCGCCCACGCTAGGCCATCCCGGCGATCTCCGGATGGGTCTGGTCACGAACCACGCCGTACTGTTGGCGAACGGCAGCACCGAACGGCTGATCAGGGTCGGGTTCGACGGTCCGCACCTCCGGCAGCTGCCACTGCGGCGGTTCGGGCGTGCCGGCCAGCGCCCAGGCGGCCTGCCGGGCCGCGCCGCGCGCCGCGTGGTCGCCGGGCGGCGGGATCATCACCGGGACGCCGAAGATCAGCGGGGCGATCTCGCGCACCGCCGCGAGTCGGCCGACCGCGCCCAGCAGCACCACCCGACGCACCGTCACCCCCCGGGCGCGCAGCGCGTCCAGCGCGTCGGCGATGTTGCAGAGCATCCCCTCCACGGCCGCCCTGGCCAGGTGCTCGGGAGTCATCGACTCGGCCCGAAGGCCCGTCAGGGTACCGGCCGCGGTGGGCAGTCGGGGAGTGCGTTCGCCCTCCAGGTAGGGCAGCAGCACCATGCCGTAGGCCCCGGGGGAGGAGCGCAGCGCCAGCTCGCTGAGGCCCTCCAGGTCGCGGCCGAGCAGATTGGCGGTCGAGCGCAGCACCTGCGCGGCGTTGAGCGTGCCCACCATCGGCAGGTGGTGCCCGGTCGCGTCGGCGAAGGAGGAGACGGTGCCGGTCGGGTCCACCACCGGCTGGTCGTGCACCGCGAAGATGGTGCCGAAGGAGCCGAGCGAGACCACCGCGTCACCCGGCACCAGGCCCAGGCCCAGCGCGGCGGCCATGTTGTCGCCGGTGCCGGCCGAGATCAGCAGGCCCTCGGGGGTGTGCCCGGCGGGCTCGGCGGGGCCGAGCACGTCGGGCAGCCGCAGCAGCTCGTGGCCGAGCGCCAGCTTGACCAGGTCCTGCCGGTACTCGCCGGTGATCGGCGACCAGTAGCCGGTCCCGGAGGCGTCGCCGCGGTCGGTGGTGCGCCGCTGCGGGTGGCCGAGCAACTGCCAGACCAGCCAGTCGTGCGGCAGTAGCACCTCGGCGATCCGGCGGGCGTTGGCCGGCTCGAACTCGGCCAGCCAGCGCAGCTTGGCGATGGTGTAGGTGGCGGCCGGAACGGCGCCGATCGCCTCGGTCCAGGCGGCCGGCCCGCCGAGCGCGTCCACCAGCGCGGCCGCGGCCCCCGAGGAGCGCGGGTCGGTCCAGAGCAGTGCGGGGCGCACCAGCACGCCGCCCGCGTCCAGCCCGATCATGCTGTGCTGCTGGGCGGAGACCCCGATCGCCCGGACCCCTTCGAGCAGACCGCCGGTGGCCGCCTCGCCCAGCGAGTGCAGCCAGGACTGCGGGTCCGCCTCGGTGGTCCGGGCCTGCGAGGCCTCCGAGGCCGGGTGCGGCGCCTTGCCCGAGCGCAGGACGGCTCCGGTGTCGGCGTCACACGCGACGATCCGGGTGCGTAGGGTCGAACTGTCGATGCCCGCGACGATGGCCATGGGAGAGATCATGCCGCAGTCGGGGCCGCCCGCTCAGCTGTGTGCGGCAAGTGTTGCCCAGTCGGTACCGCTGCTGCTCGCTGAGCGGAGGAGCAGCTCACCGAGCGACCGTGTAGCGGCTACCCGCGCTCACCGCGGTGCTGCCGGACTACGGCCGCGCCGTCCCCCAGCTGTCGTCCTCGCCCCGGCGGCGGCCCAGGTAGGGCACGCGGTCGGAGAGCGCGTCCGGCAGCTTCTCGCCCACCTTCCCGGTGACCGCCCCAACCGCGCGGCTCGCGGCCGAACCGGCCGAGTCCTTCGCCCGCCGGGTCGCGTCCTGCACCGCCGGGTGCTCGGCCACCCGCCGAGCGGTGGCGGCGATCCGCTCATAGCGCTGCCGGCCGGCCCGGGCCCCCAGGACGTAGCCGACCGCGGCCCCCGCGACGAACGACAGCTTCCACATCTTCGGCCTCCACCCTCTTCATGCGGCGCTTGCCGCGTTGCCCTACCCGTCCTGCCCCGTGGCGAACCGCCCGGCGCGTCCCTCCAGCATCCCCGGCCGGAGCACGCCCGGCCCGCCGGGCGCGCCGAGCGGGGCGGCAGCGCGCCCCGGGGGCGACCCCGGGCCCCCGGGGCGGGGAAAGCGATTGGCGGAGCACCCCCCTGGATGCGCTAATGTATGTCCCGCAGCAAGCGCTCATCAACGCGTGCCGCGAGCAGGACAATCCCGCATAGCTCAATTGGCAGAGCAGCCGACTGTTAATCGGCAGGTTATTGGTTCGAGTCCAATTGCGGGAGCTCAAGCCAGCACACCGGCGATGACCGGCGTGCGGTGCTTGATCCAGCGATCCCCCATAGCTCAATTGGCAGAGCAGCCGACTGTTAATCGGCAGGTTATTGGTTCGAGTCCAATTGGGGGAGCCAGCTCGACGCCCTCCGGTCCGCCGGGGGGCGTTCGTCGTTCCCGGGCGGCCGTGGTCCGCTTCCCGCGTTCGCCGTCGGACCCTCAGGCGGTGGCCTCCTGGTACAGCGCCGAGACCCGGTCGTCGAAGCTCACGCTGTAGGAGACGTCCGGGCTGTCGCCGCCCTGCTGGTAGCCGCCGATCACCCCGACCAGCGCGCCGTCCGGGGTGAGCCAGGGGCTGCCGCTGGTCCCGTCCGAGAAGCCGCCGCAGTCGAACTCCTCCTGGGTGGCGCTCTGCGCGGAGGTCCGGGCCGAGCAGGTGATCGGCTGGTCGTGGTCGTTCGGGTAGCCGGTGACGGTCACCGGCAGCCCGAAGCCCCGGTTCACGCCGAGCGGGTTGCCGCCGACCGCGTCCTCGATCCGCTTCCCGGCGACCGGCTCGGTGACCAGGAAGGCCACGTCGTACTCGGGGTCGGAGCCGGTGCTCCAGTGCTGGTCGACCACCACCCGGTCCACCGGCCAGCTGCCGAGCGGGGCGGCACCGTCGCGGTAGCCGGGGGCGAAGGCCAGGCCGGTCAACGGTGCGCCGTCGGCATCGGTGACGCAGTGGGCCGCGGTGACCAGCAGGTCGCGCCCGGGGCTGTCGACCACGCTGGCGGTGCAGACGCGGCCGGCGCCGTCGTCGAGCAGCAGCACGCCGACCCGGTCGGCGCGGGTGTCCGCCGTGGCGATGGCGGCGGTCAGCAGCACGGGCCGGGGGCGCTGGGCCGACCCGAGGGGCGCGCAGCCCGCGGCGACCAGCGCGGCCGCCACCGCGGCGCCCAGTGCCGCCGAGTGCCGCCGCTCCCGCCCGGCCATCCCCCGCACCTCCAGGTCAACTCCGGAGCGCGGTCGCACCGGACGTCGGACCCAAGATCTACCAGGCGGTGGCCGCCCGACGCCAGGTCGGGTGCGGCGTCAGCCGGTCGCCCGGTCGTACAGGCTCTGCACGGCGTCGCCGAAGTAGCTGCTGTAGGAGGTGTCCGGGGTGTCGCCGCCCTGCTGGTACCCGCCGATCACGCCGACCACCGTGCCGGTCCTGGTCGCCGGGTCGAGGTCGGTCACCCACGGGCTGCCGCTGGTGCCGCCGGTGTAGTCGGGGCAGTCGATCCGCAGCTGGGTCGCGCTCTGCCGGCTGGTGGTGTTCATGCAGGTGATCGGCGAGTCCGCGCTGCTCGGGTAGCCGGTCAGCTTCACCGGCAGCTGGTAACCCTGGTCGATGCCCAGCTTGTTGGCGCCGAGCACCTGTTGCACCTGCTTGCCGCCCTGCGGCTGGACGACCGCGAAGGCGACGTCCAGGTCCGGGTTGCCGTGCTGGGCCCAGCTCTGGTCCACCGTGATCGCGGCCAGCGGCCAGACCCCGTTCGGGGCGTCCCCGCCGCGGTAGCCGGGCACGAAGACCAGGTCGGCCCGCTGCCCGACGCCCGGATCGTAGACGCAGTGCGCGGCGGTGACGATCAGGTTCTGGCCCGCGCTGTCGACCACGCTGGCGGTGCAGAAGTGGTCGCCCGAGGCGTCGTTCGTGAAGACCGCGCCGACCAGGGCGTTGACCGCGGTGGGGGCCGCGGTCCTGGTGGTGCCCTTGTGCTTGTCGAAGGCGCCCAGGAAGCGGTGCCGGTTCCAGCCGGAGCCGGCGGGGTGTCCACCGCTCGGGCCGCCGGTGCTGGGGGAGGAGGCGAGGAAGAGCGCCCCGTTCGACGGCTCGCCCGAGGAGCCGCAGCCGGTCGCCGCGATCGGGACCACCAGCGCGGCCGCCAGGCCGAGCGCCACCTTGGAGCCCCTGGCCGATCCCGCGCCGGGCCCGGGTCCGATCCGACGCGGGATGAGACACAGGAACTTACGCGCCGTCATGCGACTCCCTCCGAGGCCTGCGTGCCGCTCTGCGGCCGCCCCGGCTTCACCCGGGCGGCGGCGGACCGTCACCGGCACCCTACGGCGCCCCGGCCGCCGGCGGACGGCAGGACCGGGCCCGGGAGCGCACTCGTGGTGCGCCCCCGGCGCGCACCACGGCTGATCGACCGGATATGCTGCCCGAGGCGGCCCTGCGGGGCCGTCTGTGCTGCGAGGACCGCCACTGTGGTGGCGGTGCCGACGCGGTGAGTCGGGGCGGTAGCTCAGCCGGTTAGAGCAGGGGACTCATAATCCCTGGGTCGTGGGTTCGAGTCCCACCCGCCCTACACAAGATCCTGATGGATGATCAGAAGAATCCTGGCGCTGACCTGCGAAAACGCCCCGGTCCCTTGCGCAGATCGTAGGGCATCCGGCCGCCCAGCCCCTCATGGACACGCTGAGATTCACCCGCTAGTGGACTTCTAGTGGACACGGCGCTGACGAGTGGACATCGGACCGGCCCCCAAGCCCGGCCAGCGGCTCCCACGTCGGCAGCCGCTCAAAACCCGGCGCCATCGCGCACCCAAGCGGCGTAGCATCCTCTCGGCCGAGTACGCGAGGACGATCAAGGTCCCGCCCGGCGACGCAGGGGAGGACGAACGAAGCCCGTGATCGACCTTGAAGAACGCCTCACCCGGATCCACAACCCCGACGTGCGCCCCCTGGCGCAGGACGCCTACCGCAGCTACACCACCGGCATCCCGCGTGCAGCGATCGTCCTCACCTGGACCGCGGTGTGCGCAGACGTGATCGCCAAGGTGCAGGCCCTCAACGACGACGGCGAACCTGACGCCAGGGCTCTTGCCGAGAAGGTGGAGGAGGCACAGACTCTCGCCGGCGACAGTGACGAGAAGACGCGCCGGTCCGGCGTGGCGAAGATGCTCGAAGTCGAGCGGGAAATCCTCGACACCGCGCTCAAGCTGGAGCTGATCGACTCCTCGCAGCACGTCCAGCTGGACCGACTGCGCGAAGACCGCCACCAGAGCGCGCACCCGTCCCTGCGCCCCTTGGGCGAGCTGTACCAGCCAACCTCCGAGTACGCCCGCGCCCACCTGGTGGCCGCATTGGACGCGCTGCTGATCCATCCCCCGAGCCAGGGCCGCAAGGTCAGGGAGAGCTTCGCGGCGGCCGTCGCCGCCCCGGGCTTCGTCCTGCACCCCGCCCACCTCACCCACACCTACTTCGACCGGGTCCGCCCGGCAGCCCGCAAGCACGTAGTCGAGTTCGCCGCGAAGTTCGCCGTCCTTCAGCTCGACGCCGCCGACACCGGTCTGCCGGCGGATCAGCTGGCAGACCGGATGGCCAACTGCCTGGGCTGCTTCGCTGAGCGGGACACCGCGCTGGTCGAGCAGGCGATGGCCAAGCAGATGACGAAGCTGGGCAACGCAGTCCCGGCTGTACAGCTCGCGGCGGTCGGGCGGCTGGGTGACCTGCCCGCCTTCTGGAAGGCGGTGCCCGAGAGTCTGCGAGGGCTCTTCGAGTCCCAGATCGAGCAGATCGGCAGCAAGGGGGAGCGAGCCGCAGCATCACTCTCGGGCGCCGAGATCAAGGTTCTGGGCCTCGTTACCCATCCGGAGTTGAGGCAGGCCATGACTGCGCTGGAGAAGGCGTTCGCAGGGCTGCACTACTCCCACAGGGCGGACGTGATCAGCCGACGACCGGACGCCTACTACACGCAGCACCTGGCAGACCTCCTGACGGCGGTCC
Coding sequences within:
- a CDS encoding FGGY family carbohydrate kinase, whose protein sequence is MAIVAGIDSSTLRTRIVACDADTGAVLRSGKAPHPASEASQARTTEADPQSWLHSLGEAATGGLLEGVRAIGVSAQQHSMIGLDAGGVLVRPALLWTDPRSSGAAAALVDALGGPAAWTEAIGAVPAATYTIAKLRWLAEFEPANARRIAEVLLPHDWLVWQLLGHPQRRTTDRGDASGTGYWSPITGEYRQDLVKLALGHELLRLPDVLGPAEPAGHTPEGLLISAGTGDNMAAALGLGLVPGDAVVSLGSFGTIFAVHDQPVVDPTGTVSSFADATGHHLPMVGTLNAAQVLRSTANLLGRDLEGLSELALRSSPGAYGMVLLPYLEGERTPRLPTAAGTLTGLRAESMTPEHLARAAVEGMLCNIADALDALRARGVTVRRVVLLGAVGRLAAVREIAPLIFGVPVMIPPPGDHAARGAARQAAWALAGTPEPPQWQLPEVRTVEPDPDQPFGAAVRQQYGVVRDQTHPEIAGMA
- a CDS encoding serine protease; amino-acid sequence: MAGRERRHSAALGAAVAAALVAAGCAPLGSAQRPRPVLLTAAIATADTRADRVGVLLLDDGAGRVCTASVVDSPGRDLLVTAAHCVTDADGAPLTGLAFAPGYRDGAAPLGSWPVDRVVVDQHWSTGSDPEYDVAFLVTEPVAGKRIEDAVGGNPLGVNRGFGLPVTVTGYPNDHDQPITCSARTSAQSATQEEFDCGGFSDGTSGSPWLTPDGALVGVIGGYQQGGDSPDVSYSVSFDDRVSALYQEATA
- a CDS encoding serine protease, which produces MTARKFLCLIPRRIGPGPGAGSARGSKVALGLAAALVVPIAATGCGSSGEPSNGALFLASSPSTGGPSGGHPAGSGWNRHRFLGAFDKHKGTTRTAAPTAVNALVGAVFTNDASGDHFCTASVVDSAGQNLIVTAAHCVYDPGVGQRADLVFVPGYRGGDAPNGVWPLAAITVDQSWAQHGNPDLDVAFAVVQPQGGKQVQQVLGANKLGIDQGYQLPVKLTGYPSSADSPITCMNTTSRQSATQLRIDCPDYTGGTSGSPWVTDLDPATRTGTVVGVIGGYQQGGDTPDTSYSSYFGDAVQSLYDRATG